A window from Pseudomonas moraviensis encodes these proteins:
- a CDS encoding MFS transporter produces the protein MDTMTENDYLIAWGLYAFAAVGCLLVWMRLTTWMWRWLREPLRVLMAVLLFSPTIVDPVKAKVAPAIAITALDTLFKVGNNAWRAVSDLFMYGMIAFGVYLVFVLIRMPIERASTARRERAEAAKAAARAEERDDDQPFGGAGDDRYGRPPVPNNPQRMRVEPRL, from the coding sequence ATGGACACCATGACCGAGAACGACTATCTGATCGCCTGGGGCCTTTACGCCTTTGCCGCCGTAGGCTGCCTGCTGGTATGGATGCGCCTGACCACCTGGATGTGGCGCTGGCTGCGCGAGCCGCTGCGTGTGCTGATGGCGGTGTTGCTGTTCAGCCCGACCATCGTCGATCCAGTGAAAGCCAAGGTTGCGCCGGCCATCGCCATCACCGCGCTGGACACGCTGTTCAAGGTCGGCAACAACGCCTGGCGCGCGGTTTCCGATCTGTTCATGTACGGCATGATCGCCTTCGGGGTCTATCTGGTTTTCGTCTTGATCCGTATGCCGATCGAGCGTGCTTCGACAGCCCGACGCGAACGCGCCGAGGCCGCCAAGGCTGCGGCCCGTGCCGAAGAACGCGACGATGATCAGCCGTTCGGCGGCGCCGGTGACGACCGCTACGGTCGCCCGCCCGTGCCGAACAATCCGCAGCGCATGCGGGTCGAGCCGCGTCTGTAA
- a CDS encoding S9 family peptidase encodes MPQSANVIPAPIAHRAPGADPYAWLQERDTDAVLDYLKAENAYQEAQTADQAELRESLFNEIKGRILETDLSLPSPWGPYLYYTRTTAGDEYARHYRCPRPSDDSLTLDESREQLLLDPNALANGGFFSLGAFSISPDHQRLAYSVDASGDEIYTLFVKELSNDKVSELEFADCDGSMTWANDSLTLFFGVLDDTHRPHKLFRYRLDGTAAEEVFHEPDGRFFLHCYRASSEQQLLLSLGSKTTSEVWALDANQPHLPFACLAPRVEDHEYDVDHGLLDGVWTWFIRTNRDGINFALYQAADTGVPPSEADWQNLIPHSDEVMLDGVSLNTEAVTLSLREGGLPIIEVHPQGQASYRVQLPDAAYSLHVQNSLEFESDRIRLRYEALNRPAQVRQLILATGEQTVLKETPVLGPFDADAYVSQRLWATAPDGTQVPISLVMKREMVGKPVPLYLYGYGAYGSSLDPWFSHARLSLLDRGMAFAIAHVRGGGELGEAWYRAGKQEHKPNTFSDFIACAEFLLLNGITTADKLAISGGSAGGLLIGAVLNQRPDLFGVAIAEVPFVDVLNTMLDPELPLTVTEYDEWGNPEEPDVYDRIKAYAPYENVTAQAYPPLLVIAGYNDSRVQYWEAAKWVAKLRATKTDANLLLLKTELGAGHGGMSGRYQGLRDVALEYAFVFKVLQMA; translated from the coding sequence ATGCCCCAATCCGCCAATGTCATCCCAGCCCCGATTGCCCACCGGGCGCCCGGCGCCGACCCGTATGCCTGGCTGCAGGAGCGCGATACCGACGCGGTGCTCGACTACCTCAAGGCCGAAAACGCTTATCAGGAAGCGCAAACCGCTGATCAGGCCGAACTGCGCGAAAGCCTGTTCAACGAGATCAAGGGCCGGATTCTGGAAACCGACCTGTCCCTGCCCTCGCCCTGGGGCCCCTATCTGTATTACACGCGCACCACCGCCGGTGACGAATACGCCCGGCACTACCGCTGCCCGCGTCCGTCGGACGACAGCCTGACGCTCGACGAAAGCCGCGAACAGCTACTGCTCGATCCGAATGCGCTGGCCAATGGCGGCTTCTTCTCGCTCGGTGCTTTCAGCATCAGCCCCGATCACCAGCGCCTGGCTTACAGCGTCGATGCCTCGGGCGATGAGATCTACACGCTGTTCGTCAAGGAACTGTCCAACGACAAGGTCAGCGAACTCGAATTCGCAGACTGCGACGGCAGCATGACTTGGGCCAACGACAGTCTGACTCTGTTCTTCGGCGTGCTCGACGACACCCATCGCCCGCACAAACTGTTCCGCTATCGACTCGATGGCACCGCCGCCGAAGAGGTTTTTCACGAGCCGGACGGGCGTTTCTTCCTGCATTGCTACCGCGCCAGCTCCGAGCAGCAATTGCTGCTGTCGCTGGGCAGCAAGACCACCAGCGAAGTCTGGGCGCTGGACGCCAATCAGCCGCACCTGCCGTTCGCCTGTCTGGCGCCCCGGGTCGAAGATCACGAATACGACGTCGACCACGGCCTGCTCGATGGCGTCTGGACGTGGTTCATCCGCACCAACCGCGACGGCATCAACTTCGCCCTGTATCAGGCTGCGGATACCGGCGTACCGCCGAGCGAGGCCGACTGGCAGAACCTGATCCCGCACAGCGATGAAGTGATGCTCGACGGCGTCAGCCTCAACACCGAGGCGGTGACCTTGAGCCTGCGTGAAGGGGGTCTGCCGATCATCGAAGTTCATCCGCAGGGCCAAGCTTCATATCGCGTGCAACTGCCAGATGCGGCCTACAGCCTCCATGTGCAAAACAGCCTGGAGTTCGAGAGCGATCGCATTCGGCTGCGCTACGAAGCGTTGAATCGCCCGGCCCAGGTGCGCCAGTTGATTCTCGCCACGGGCGAGCAAACGGTGCTCAAGGAAACCCCGGTGCTCGGCCCGTTCGATGCCGATGCCTATGTCAGTCAGCGCCTGTGGGCCACCGCCCCGGACGGCACGCAGGTGCCGATCAGTCTGGTGATGAAGCGCGAGATGGTCGGCAAACCCGTGCCGCTGTATCTGTACGGTTACGGTGCCTACGGCTCCAGCCTCGATCCGTGGTTTTCCCACGCGCGCCTGAGCCTCCTCGATCGCGGCATGGCCTTCGCCATCGCCCACGTACGCGGCGGCGGCGAGCTGGGCGAAGCCTGGTATCGCGCCGGCAAGCAGGAACACAAACCCAACACCTTCAGCGACTTCATCGCCTGCGCTGAGTTTCTGCTGCTCAACGGCATCACCACGGCGGACAAACTGGCGATCAGCGGCGGCAGCGCCGGTGGCCTGCTGATCGGCGCGGTGCTCAATCAGCGTCCGGACCTGTTCGGCGTGGCGATTGCCGAAGTGCCGTTCGTCGACGTACTCAACACCATGCTCGACCCAGAACTGCCGCTGACCGTCACCGAATACGACGAATGGGGCAACCCGGAAGAACCGGACGTCTATGATCGGATCAAGGCTTATGCGCCGTACGAAAACGTCACCGCGCAGGCTTATCCACCACTGCTGGTAATCGCCGGCTACAACGACAGCCGTGTGCAATATTGGGAAGCAGCCAAGTGGGTAGCGAAATTGCGCGCGACCAAGACCGACGCCAACCTGCTGCTGCTCAAGACCGAACTGGGCGCCGGGCATGGCGGCATGAGCGGGCGCTATCAGGGATTACGTGACGTAGCACTCGAATATGCGTTTGTGTTCAAGGTTTTGCAGATGGCCTGA
- a CDS encoding cyclic nucleotide-binding domain-containing protein gives MSEPTFLNNEIRDWLMDCGLFDQLQLADFAAASGYFSISTVAEGEAIFREGDAGSFMCIIHTGQVAVQKTGVDGQVITMATLRSGRAFGEMAVLDGERRSATCIAASNCQLLNLGKDSLEKMLNDAPKIAAKIIRALAVSLSKRLRMADGQLAAQQV, from the coding sequence ATGTCCGAACCGACCTTCCTGAACAACGAAATCCGCGACTGGCTGATGGACTGTGGCCTGTTCGATCAATTGCAGCTGGCCGACTTCGCGGCAGCTTCCGGCTACTTCAGCATCAGCACCGTGGCTGAAGGCGAAGCGATTTTTCGCGAGGGCGATGCCGGCAGTTTCATGTGCATCATCCACACCGGCCAGGTCGCCGTGCAGAAAACCGGCGTCGACGGTCAGGTCATCACCATGGCCACCCTGCGCAGCGGCCGTGCCTTCGGTGAAATGGCCGTGCTCGATGGCGAACGGCGTTCGGCCACGTGCATCGCGGCAAGCAACTGTCAGTTGCTGAACCTGGGCAAGGACTCGCTGGAAAAAATGCTCAACGACGCACCAAAAATCGCCGCAAAGATCATCCGCGCCCTTGCCGTCTCGCTGTCCAAACGCCTGCGCATGGCCGACGGTCAATTGGCTGCGCAACAGGTTTAA
- a CDS encoding spermidine synthase, which yields MKRFVLLDTTPIPENGGALCLFEYGEDFVIKIQGGDGGQLMNTRMHGSEDALAEIPCRKVAGRPNSRVLIGGLGMGFTLASALKHLGKAAEVVVAELVPGVVEWNRGPLGEKSGRPLLDPRTVIRMEDVAKVLQSEPNGFDAIMLDVDNGPEGLTQKANSWLYSAAGLNACAKALRPKGVLAVWSASADRQFSDKLKKADFKAEEVQVFAHGNKGTRHTIWIAEKLKG from the coding sequence ATGAAACGTTTCGTTCTGCTCGACACCACCCCGATCCCCGAAAACGGCGGTGCCCTGTGCCTGTTCGAGTATGGCGAGGACTTCGTCATCAAGATCCAGGGCGGCGACGGCGGGCAATTAATGAACACGCGCATGCACGGTTCCGAAGACGCATTGGCCGAGATTCCCTGCCGCAAGGTCGCCGGCCGGCCGAATTCGCGCGTGCTGATAGGTGGCCTGGGCATGGGCTTCACCCTCGCCTCGGCACTCAAGCATTTGGGCAAGGCCGCCGAAGTGGTGGTCGCTGAGCTGGTGCCCGGCGTGGTCGAGTGGAATCGCGGCCCGCTCGGAGAAAAGTCCGGCCGGCCATTGCTCGATCCGCGAACGGTGATCCGCATGGAAGACGTCGCCAAGGTGCTGCAAAGCGAGCCGAACGGGTTCGACGCGATCATGCTTGATGTCGACAACGGCCCTGAAGGCCTGACCCAGAAAGCCAACAGTTGGTTGTACTCGGCCGCTGGTCTGAATGCCTGCGCCAAGGCCCTGCGTCCCAAAGGCGTGCTGGCGGTGTGGTCGGCCAGCGCTGATCGGCAGTTTTCCGACAAATTGAAGAAGGCCGATTTCAAGGCCGAAGAAGTCCAGGTCTTCGCCCACGGCAACAAGGGCACCCGCCACACGATCTGGATTGCCGAGAAGCTCAAGGGCTGA
- a CDS encoding YajD family HNH nuclease — protein sequence MSSSTPTNTSKLDRILADNQRDKEMGYRDKALKMYPHVCGRCAREFSGKRLSELTVHHRDHNHDNNPQDGSNWELLCLYCHDNEHSRYTDQQYFGDGSLSTPKIAKATHNPFAALAGLMKKED from the coding sequence ATGAGTTCGTCCACCCCCACCAACACGTCGAAGCTGGACCGCATCCTCGCCGACAACCAGCGCGACAAGGAAATGGGCTACCGCGACAAAGCCCTGAAGATGTACCCGCACGTCTGCGGCCGCTGCGCCCGCGAGTTCTCCGGCAAACGCCTGAGCGAACTGACCGTGCACCACCGCGACCACAATCACGACAACAACCCGCAGGACGGCTCGAACTGGGAGCTGTTGTGCCTGTATTGCCACGACAACGAGCATTCGCGTTACACCGACCAGCAGTATTTCGGCGACGGCTCGCTGAGCACACCGAAAATCGCCAAGGCCACGCATAACCCGTTTGCGGCCCTCGCTGGCCTGATGAAAAAAGAAGATTAA
- a CDS encoding RNA methyltransferase, giving the protein MADKRYSCIGLYNPKSPENVGSVMRAAGCYGVASVFYTGKRYERAADFVTDTKRVHYDIPLIGIDDLKKILPLNCVPVAVELVEGARPLPEYTHPDRALYIFGPEDGSLDKEIRDWCEDVVYIPTTGCMNLAATVNVVLYDRMAKGLNTRSGPKFR; this is encoded by the coding sequence GTGGCAGACAAACGGTACAGCTGCATTGGTTTGTATAATCCCAAATCACCGGAGAACGTCGGTTCGGTGATGCGCGCCGCAGGCTGTTATGGCGTGGCCTCGGTGTTCTACACCGGCAAGCGTTATGAACGCGCCGCCGATTTCGTCACCGACACCAAGCGCGTGCACTACGACATCCCGCTGATCGGCATCGACGACCTGAAAAAAATCCTCCCGCTCAACTGCGTGCCCGTCGCTGTGGAACTGGTGGAAGGCGCCCGCCCATTGCCGGAATACACCCACCCCGACCGCGCGCTGTACATCTTCGGTCCGGAAGACGGTTCGCTGGATAAAGAGATTCGCGACTGGTGCGAAGACGTCGTGTACATCCCGACCACCGGCTGCATGAACCTCGCCGCTACGGTCAACGTCGTGCTTTACGACCGCATGGCCAAAGGCCTGAACACCCGCTCCGGGCCGAAATTCCGCTGA
- a CDS encoding YgaP family membrane protein, with amino-acid sequence MSELKRVERIESTPFQSPSHKNVHGWERVGSLTGGVLMVGKGLRRGGVFGLIQVALGGMAVARGITGHCSAKSLLEKGRQDMNNVRAKIERAGEELSKLKTNAEVATETATVTGNDSLTSPKAGV; translated from the coding sequence ATGAGCGAGCTCAAACGCGTAGAACGCATCGAATCCACCCCGTTCCAGTCGCCTTCGCACAAGAACGTGCACGGCTGGGAACGCGTCGGCTCGTTGACCGGCGGCGTGCTGATGGTCGGCAAGGGCCTGCGCCGTGGCGGCGTGTTCGGCCTGATTCAAGTGGCGCTCGGCGGCATGGCCGTGGCCCGCGGCATCACCGGCCATTGCTCGGCGAAAAGCCTGTTGGAGAAAGGTCGTCAGGACATGAACAACGTACGGGCGAAGATCGAACGCGCCGGGGAAGAACTGAGCAAGCTGAAAACCAACGCCGAAGTTGCCACGGAAACGGCGACCGTTACCGGCAATGATTCGCTGACCTCGCCGAAAGCCGGCGTTTGA